One Gimesia aquarii DNA segment encodes these proteins:
- a CDS encoding lactonase family protein: protein MSYDYALFLYPIIAGLVFSSTAQKVAAEEPLVFISAFAPGDKGAIHAYQLNPETGELKLVQRTTDVEHPFFLAVSPDNKYLYSIHAPGKFGGKENEYVAAYELLGRTGKLKLLNRQSSLGTASCYLDIDKSGKAVVVANYSSGSVASLPVKEDGSLEEAASFIQHTGSSVNPARQKEPHAHSIVVSPDQKFVYAADLGLDKVLAYALDPKTAKLSESPQPFVRTLPGAGPRHLTFHPNGKHLYVINELKNSISEFDYDPKTGTLIERQTISTVPEDFEGTSHTADLKITPDGRFLYGTNRGHDSIAAYRIDDQGQLTLLGIEPSLGKGPQNLAITADGKFLLCANMPGNNVVVFRIGKETGGLTPVGEPVSVPSPSCIMIR from the coding sequence CAGGCTTGGTTTTCAGTTCTACCGCACAAAAAGTGGCTGCAGAAGAACCACTCGTTTTTATCTCGGCGTTTGCTCCTGGTGATAAGGGAGCTATACATGCCTATCAATTGAATCCTGAAACTGGGGAATTGAAACTGGTACAGCGGACAACCGATGTCGAACATCCTTTTTTTCTGGCAGTTTCACCGGATAACAAATACCTATATTCAATTCATGCACCAGGAAAATTTGGCGGTAAAGAAAACGAATATGTTGCCGCTTACGAATTGCTTGGTCGCACCGGAAAATTGAAATTACTGAATCGACAGTCTTCTTTGGGAACGGCCTCCTGTTATTTGGATATTGATAAGTCAGGAAAAGCAGTCGTCGTTGCCAACTATTCATCGGGTAGTGTGGCATCTCTGCCCGTCAAAGAAGATGGTTCGTTAGAAGAAGCGGCCTCGTTTATCCAACATACCGGTTCGAGCGTCAATCCCGCACGTCAGAAAGAACCGCATGCACACAGCATTGTTGTCAGTCCCGATCAGAAATTTGTTTATGCTGCAGATTTAGGCCTGGATAAGGTATTAGCTTATGCGCTTGATCCCAAAACAGCCAAGCTTTCGGAAAGTCCGCAACCGTTTGTGAGAACACTTCCCGGTGCCGGTCCTCGACATCTGACATTTCATCCCAATGGAAAACACCTTTATGTCATCAACGAACTAAAGAATTCCATCTCTGAATTTGATTATGATCCCAAAACTGGAACGCTCATTGAACGTCAAACAATATCCACAGTGCCCGAAGATTTTGAAGGCACAAGCCATACTGCCGATTTGAAAATTACGCCTGATGGTCGTTTTTTGTATGGTACGAACCGCGGGCACGACAGCATTGCAGCGTATCGGATTGATGATCAAGGGCAGTTGACTCTATTGGGAATTGAACCAAGCCTTGGCAAAGGCCCACAAAACCTGGCGATCACGGCAGACGGCAAATTCCTACTTTGCGCGAATATGCCCGGCAATAATGTAGTGGTATTTCGAATCGGTAAAGAAACTGGTGGCCTGACACCCGTAGGCGAGCCAGTTTCAGTGCCAAGTCCGTCCTGTATCATGATTCGTTAA
- a CDS encoding metallophosphoesterase family protein, whose product MNQPDHPWTFLHVNDSHMGTPRSYRFRPAINKRWAAIKQQIAAIDADLLLHGGDLTRDGDTHEFEYQQAREDLDTLPFPAFVIPGNMDVGNKHASQNGIKNRWDPLGLGWHDPDLNMTAQRLDLFSAYFGPLQWSFRHRDVRFTGFYAAVAGTGLPHERRFWQMMERLPQLPPAKHHVAVMHYWPFMEQPDEPAWDLTDGDQYDNWYFSIDPPHRQRLWEILKASKVEILFCGHVHTGRPVQVVDNIRVYRTQAAGNTGQLSERWPDADTRFGFHRCDVSEAGIDVKFILGNDQCEEFGTFGPLGHPPVNERDYSVAQEKPPITPDPVH is encoded by the coding sequence ATGAATCAACCAGACCATCCATGGACTTTCCTGCATGTTAATGACAGCCATATGGGAACTCCCCGTTCGTATCGATTTCGGCCTGCGATCAACAAACGCTGGGCAGCGATTAAGCAACAAATTGCTGCCATTGATGCTGATTTGCTCTTACATGGTGGTGATCTCACCCGTGACGGAGACACACATGAGTTTGAATATCAGCAAGCACGCGAAGATCTGGATACACTCCCCTTTCCCGCATTTGTGATTCCCGGAAATATGGATGTAGGCAACAAACACGCCTCTCAAAACGGTATAAAAAATCGTTGGGACCCATTGGGGTTAGGTTGGCATGATCCCGATTTGAATATGACAGCCCAGCGTCTGGACCTGTTTAGCGCCTATTTTGGCCCGCTTCAATGGTCGTTTCGACATCGTGATGTGCGATTCACCGGTTTTTATGCTGCCGTCGCAGGCACGGGGCTCCCACACGAACGACGCTTCTGGCAGATGATGGAACGTTTGCCCCAACTTCCGCCAGCAAAGCACCATGTGGCTGTAATGCATTATTGGCCGTTTATGGAACAACCTGACGAACCAGCATGGGATCTGACTGATGGAGATCAGTATGACAACTGGTATTTTTCGATTGATCCTCCACACCGACAGCGGCTATGGGAAATTCTCAAAGCATCCAAAGTTGAAATTCTATTTTGTGGGCACGTTCACACAGGGCGTCCCGTTCAAGTCGTCGATAACATTCGCGTATACCGCACACAGGCTGCTGGTAATACAGGACAATTGTCTGAACGCTGGCCGGATGCAGATACTCGATTTGGCTTTCATCGCTGTGATGTGAGTGAAGCAGGTATCGACGTGAAGTTTATTTTAGGCAACGATCAATGTGAAGAATTTGGTACGTTCGGTCCATTGGGACATCCCCCTGTGAATGAACGTGATTACTCGGTTGCACAAGAAAAACCACCCATTACCCCCGATCCAGTACACTGA
- a CDS encoding dihydrofolate reductase family protein gives MKASVYIATSLDGFIARENGELDWLPGSDGQSDPNGEDYGYHEFMDSVDALVMGRNTFELVLSFGEWPYGSKRVIVLSSKPLPIPSHLPPTVESTSCSPSDLVQKLSDEGLQHLYIDGGKTIQSFLKAGLIQELIITKVPVLIGSGIPLFGPLDKDKKLQHIETLTYENGFVQSRYELVK, from the coding sequence GTGAAAGCTTCGGTTTACATTGCCACCAGTCTGGATGGTTTTATCGCCCGAGAAAATGGAGAACTCGATTGGTTGCCCGGCAGTGATGGGCAAAGTGATCCTAATGGGGAAGACTATGGCTATCACGAATTCATGGATTCGGTCGATGCTCTGGTAATGGGGCGTAACACGTTTGAATTAGTACTCTCCTTTGGAGAGTGGCCTTATGGATCCAAACGGGTGATCGTGCTCAGCAGCAAACCGCTTCCAATTCCGAGCCACTTGCCTCCTACGGTAGAGTCGACATCGTGTTCCCCATCTGACTTAGTACAGAAGCTTTCAGATGAGGGGCTACAGCACTTATACATTGATGGTGGTAAAACAATTCAAAGTTTTCTGAAAGCCGGTTTGATACAAGAACTGATCATAACTAAAGTTCCTGTTCTGATTGGGAGTGGCATTCCTTTATTTGGACCTTTGGACAAAGACAAAAAATTACAGCACATCGAAACTCTTACATATGAAAATGGATTTGTCCAAAGCAGGTACGAATTGGTGAAGTAA
- a CDS encoding nuclear transport factor 2 family protein: protein MFIRLIVMTIIFNLLAETTLFAEDHADGKNTELLKAVEILDTAFEKQDDATIRKLIDPNHISIAPSYQFFNRKDQLKALPELKITLFEAEPKKILHVTPKTALITYKAKLAGTYAGEKLPARVQILESWVKRKGKWIEVSYQETPLP, encoded by the coding sequence ATGTTCATTCGTCTTATTGTCATGACCATCATTTTCAATCTGTTAGCAGAAACCACTTTGTTCGCAGAAGATCACGCCGACGGTAAAAATACCGAACTTCTTAAGGCCGTTGAAATTTTGGATACCGCTTTTGAAAAACAGGATGACGCTACGATACGAAAGTTGATCGATCCCAACCATATTTCGATTGCTCCCTCCTATCAGTTCTTTAATCGAAAAGATCAGTTGAAAGCATTGCCAGAACTGAAAATTACGTTGTTCGAAGCAGAGCCTAAAAAGATTTTGCACGTGACTCCTAAAACTGCATTAATTACATATAAAGCAAAATTGGCGGGAACCTATGCCGGGGAGAAATTACCCGCCCGCGTACAGATTCTTGAATCATGGGTAAAGCGTAAGGGAAAATGGATAGAAGTCTCTTACCAGGAAACTCCGTTACCATGA
- a CDS encoding sugar phosphate isomerase/epimerase family protein has protein sequence MELSRRRFIHAGTATFLSGALGTSSQTSEAQSKQQVVNPLDKALGITTSSLTYQMSSIPAKGKFTLVELPHILRNELGMTVIDLNTSTLAKTDQKYLDQVRDAAEKAGCILTNLKMNQRNLDMDSIDATTRNKALTVYKKSIDVAAHLGLKWARPLPLVKRPDMKIHVASYRELCEYGAERNVQLLVENYGWMQNDPESVVKLVKAIGGNVAASPDTGNWDSNPIRYAGLEKTFPIAVTCDFKARTMGPRGEHSLYDLKRCFEIGWNAGFRGPWCFEHANKDQRQLFRELSLLRDMLQGWMKEAAKNNSDC, from the coding sequence ATGGAACTATCCAGACGACGTTTTATACATGCTGGTACTGCCACGTTCCTTTCTGGCGCTTTAGGAACCAGTTCCCAAACATCAGAAGCTCAAAGTAAACAACAGGTAGTGAATCCTCTCGACAAAGCGCTTGGGATCACCACTTCTTCTTTGACCTATCAGATGTCATCAATCCCGGCAAAGGGAAAATTTACACTAGTGGAGCTTCCTCATATTCTACGAAATGAACTGGGGATGACTGTGATTGACCTCAACACTTCTACTCTGGCTAAGACCGATCAAAAGTATCTTGATCAGGTTCGAGACGCAGCGGAAAAAGCAGGTTGTATTCTCACCAATTTAAAGATGAACCAGCGCAATTTGGATATGGACAGTATCGATGCAACAACGCGCAATAAAGCACTCACTGTCTATAAAAAATCGATCGATGTTGCTGCACATCTGGGTTTGAAATGGGCACGCCCCTTACCTCTTGTTAAACGTCCCGATATGAAAATTCACGTTGCCAGCTATCGGGAATTGTGTGAATATGGAGCCGAGCGTAATGTGCAACTGCTGGTAGAAAATTATGGCTGGATGCAAAATGATCCGGAATCAGTTGTGAAGTTAGTCAAAGCCATCGGTGGCAATGTTGCAGCGTCCCCCGATACAGGAAACTGGGACAGTAATCCCATACGTTACGCCGGACTGGAAAAAACATTTCCCATCGCCGTTACCTGTGATTTCAAAGCTCGTACGATGGGCCCCAGGGGAGAGCATTCTCTCTATGATCTAAAACGTTGTTTCGAGATTGGTTGGAATGCCGGTTTTCGTGGGCCGTGGTGTTTCGAACATGCTAACAAAGATCAAAGGCAACTCTTTCGTGAACTGTCACTATTGCGCGACATGCTGCAAGGTTGGATGAAAGAAGCAGCAAAAAATAACTCTGATTGTTAA
- a CDS encoding deoxyribodipyrimidine photolyase, producing the protein MSSINVPEIRLRRLNKHPINTNGDYVLYWMIANRRMDYNFSLQRAVEVCEQLNKPLLVFEALRCGYKWACDRIHQFVLEGMSVNQERFKDSTATYYCYVEPELDHGKGLLEALAKTACAIITDDFPCFFIPKMLRQVAPRLPVVVEAVDSNGLLPMRAAPQIYPTAYAFRRFLHNELPEYLRDKPQANPLAGKKLPNLKNIPSEIRARWKPISAKSLQTTSKILTKLPIDHEVGSVAFEGGAVAAKRALTSFLSKQFDHYIEQRNLPEEEVTSGLSPYLHFGHISAHHIFNQIIKQEEWSVEQVCDQKATGKRAGWWGMSETAEAYLDQLITWRELGYNMCWQREDYDQYESLPDWAQTTLENHARDPREYCYTLEEFEKSKTHDALWNAAQMQLVTEGRMHNYMRMLWGKKIIHWSESPQEALKIMIHLNNKYAVDGRNPNSYSGIFWCLGRYDRAWGPERPIFGKIRYMSSKNTARKFSVDGYLERYGNQKRQNSLFD; encoded by the coding sequence TTGAGCTCAATAAATGTCCCTGAAATTAGACTAAGACGACTTAACAAGCATCCCATAAACACGAACGGCGACTATGTTTTGTATTGGATGATTGCCAATCGGCGTATGGACTATAATTTCAGTTTGCAGCGTGCTGTTGAAGTTTGCGAACAATTAAACAAACCGCTGCTTGTATTTGAAGCTCTGAGATGTGGATACAAATGGGCATGCGACCGCATTCATCAGTTTGTTTTAGAAGGAATGTCTGTCAATCAGGAGCGTTTTAAAGACTCGACAGCAACCTATTATTGCTACGTTGAACCAGAACTAGATCACGGGAAAGGGCTGCTGGAAGCACTGGCAAAAACAGCTTGTGCCATTATTACTGATGATTTCCCATGTTTCTTTATTCCCAAGATGTTGAGGCAGGTTGCCCCTCGTTTACCAGTAGTCGTGGAAGCCGTTGACTCAAACGGTTTATTACCGATGAGGGCGGCCCCACAAATTTACCCAACAGCCTACGCGTTTCGCCGGTTTCTTCACAACGAACTTCCTGAATATTTGCGAGACAAGCCGCAGGCGAATCCACTCGCAGGAAAGAAATTACCAAACTTAAAAAACATTCCCAGCGAGATTCGTGCCCGTTGGAAACCGATATCTGCAAAAAGCTTACAAACTACTTCGAAGATTCTAACGAAGTTACCAATCGACCATGAAGTTGGATCTGTTGCCTTTGAGGGGGGAGCAGTGGCCGCTAAAAGGGCACTAACCAGCTTTCTCAGCAAACAGTTCGATCACTATATTGAGCAGCGTAACCTGCCTGAAGAGGAAGTCACCAGCGGTCTCTCTCCCTATTTGCATTTTGGACATATTTCCGCACACCACATTTTTAATCAAATCATCAAACAGGAAGAATGGTCGGTTGAGCAAGTGTGCGATCAAAAGGCAACGGGAAAACGTGCTGGCTGGTGGGGCATGAGTGAAACAGCCGAAGCTTATCTCGATCAACTGATTACCTGGCGCGAACTAGGATATAATATGTGCTGGCAGCGTGAAGACTATGACCAATACGAATCACTGCCTGACTGGGCTCAGACCACTCTTGAAAATCATGCCAGAGATCCACGAGAGTACTGCTATACATTAGAAGAATTTGAAAAATCAAAGACGCACGATGCACTATGGAATGCAGCCCAAATGCAACTCGTAACTGAAGGCCGCATGCACAACTATATGAGGATGTTATGGGGAAAAAAAATCATCCATTGGTCGGAATCACCGCAAGAAGCACTAAAAATCATGATTCACCTCAACAACAAATACGCAGTGGACGGTCGCAATCCCAATTCTTATAGCGGCATCTTCTGGTGTTTGGGACGTTATGACCGCGCCTGGGGACCAGAGCGTCCCATCTTCGGCAAAATTCGCTACATGAGCAGTAAAAACACCGCGCGAAAGTTCAGCGTCGACGGTTATCTGGAACGCTATGGAAATCAAAAGCGTCAAAATTCTTTGTTCGATTGA
- a CDS encoding PQQ-binding-like beta-propeller repeat protein produces MMKQNLLLTTCLILLLVPKNTPLVGADPVKSSWTQWRGPSRDGFIQGIKLPESLSENRLKQIWQVKLSPSYSGPIVNADRVFVTETQDKKNEVVRALDRKTGQELWKQDWQGAMTVPFFAKANGDWIRATPAFDGERLYVAGIRDVLVCLDADSGEELWRLDFVKKLGTNLPAFGFASSPLIIGDHVFVQAGGGLCKVDKLSGEIQWRVLDDGGGMFGSAFSSPYYAQLNGEPQLIVQTRTKLAGIDPEDGKILWSQKIPAFRGMNILTPTVYKNSVFTSSYGGGSFLFTTSKNESGWNLAETWTNKTQAYMSSPIIIDGHAYLHLRNQRFTCIDLETGKDRWTTTPFGKYWSCVTDGEKILALDQKGDLLLIRAKPEKFDLIDRRKIADDSWAHIAVSGNEIFVRALKDLSVYRWE; encoded by the coding sequence ATGATGAAACAGAATCTGTTGTTAACGACTTGTCTCATACTGCTGCTCGTTCCTAAGAATACTCCCCTAGTTGGTGCAGACCCAGTCAAAAGTTCATGGACGCAGTGGCGAGGCCCCAGTCGCGATGGTTTCATTCAAGGAATAAAACTACCCGAATCACTGTCAGAAAACCGCTTGAAACAAATCTGGCAAGTCAAGCTGTCCCCCAGTTATTCAGGTCCTATTGTCAATGCTGATCGAGTCTTCGTAACTGAAACTCAGGATAAGAAAAATGAGGTCGTTCGTGCATTGGATCGCAAAACGGGGCAAGAGCTATGGAAGCAAGATTGGCAAGGCGCGATGACTGTTCCTTTTTTCGCAAAAGCAAATGGTGACTGGATTCGCGCCACGCCGGCTTTTGACGGTGAACGCCTCTATGTCGCTGGCATTCGTGATGTGCTGGTTTGCCTCGATGCTGATTCCGGCGAAGAACTCTGGCGACTGGATTTCGTTAAAAAATTAGGTACGAATCTTCCCGCATTTGGATTTGCTTCTTCACCCCTCATAATCGGCGACCATGTTTTTGTGCAAGCTGGAGGTGGTTTGTGTAAAGTTGATAAACTTTCTGGTGAGATTCAATGGCGTGTACTCGATGATGGTGGAGGCATGTTTGGCAGCGCTTTCTCTTCACCATACTATGCACAACTAAATGGTGAGCCTCAACTCATCGTACAGACTCGAACTAAGTTAGCTGGCATCGACCCCGAAGATGGCAAGATCCTTTGGAGCCAGAAAATCCCTGCATTTCGTGGCATGAATATTCTGACCCCTACAGTCTATAAAAACTCAGTCTTCACCAGTAGCTATGGTGGTGGCTCATTTCTATTTACAACTTCGAAAAATGAATCAGGATGGAACCTGGCTGAAACCTGGACAAATAAGACACAAGCTTATATGTCTTCACCTATTATCATTGACGGTCACGCCTATCTTCATCTGCGAAACCAGCGTTTTACCTGCATCGATCTTGAAACCGGCAAAGATCGTTGGACAACCACTCCTTTCGGTAAGTACTGGAGTTGTGTTACCGATGGTGAAAAGATTCTGGCGTTAGATCAAAAAGGTGATCTGCTGTTGATTCGAGCCAAACCCGAAAAGTTCGATTTGATTGACCGCCGTAAAATCGCCGATGATTCCTGGGCCCACATCGCAGTCAGTGGCAACGAAATATTTGTTCGTGCCTTGAAAGACTTATCCGTTTATCGCTGGGAATAA
- a CDS encoding bifunctional SulP family inorganic anion transporter/carbonic anhydrase codes for MADEQFSDSIFSDVPRDLTGGLVVFLVALPLCLGIALASGAPLFSGLLAGIVGGLVVGSISGSSTSVSGPAAGLTAIVIAQLAALGSFEAFLLAVFIGGIIQIGLGIIRAGSLSAFFPSSVIKGLLAAIGVILILKQIPHVLGHDTDPEGEMSFSQPDEQNTFSEILTVIAGDIHFGAAVVGLFSIALLVVWGRVRFLKNSLIPGQLVVVLLGVLLHIFFQSLGKPWAIGVTHLVQIPVAESANDLWTFFQFPDFSQWNNPAVYFGGITIAIVASLETLLNLEAVDKLDTLKRNSPPSRELVAQGVGNIVSGLIGGLPVTSVIVRSSVNVSVGSRTKLATIFHGILLLVSVMLFPIYLNMIPLAALAAILLVTGFKLASPALFRQMLKEGRYQFIPFLVTLLSIVFTDLLVGILIGLAVSVLFILNSNLRQPIRRIVETHLDGDILHIELANQVSFLNRAALNRLFDDAQRGTHLLIDATGTDYIDPDILSLIQEFKYNIAPTRGISVSLRGFRKRYQLHDEIQFADFTTRELQDRVTPEQVLEILREGNRRFYTGNRLSRDFGRQVNATAGEQNPLAVVLSCIDSRVPAELVLDLGIGDIFSVRVAGNVIGTKSLASIEYGVGVAGVKLVLVLGHTRCGAVKSSLELLAENKDVQQTTGCSHLEAIINEVEHSTDKEACKRLNDMSPADRETFIDDVAKQNVLRTVHEIIERSESIREKMDAGLVMVVGALYDVKSGEMEFLLEQPPVRETQAS; via the coding sequence ATGGCAGACGAACAATTCTCGGATTCTATTTTCTCTGACGTTCCACGAGATCTGACTGGGGGGTTAGTCGTCTTTCTTGTGGCGTTGCCTCTTTGTTTGGGAATTGCACTGGCTTCCGGAGCTCCCTTATTCTCCGGTTTGTTAGCCGGGATTGTTGGTGGGCTTGTTGTCGGGTCTATCAGTGGCTCCAGTACTAGTGTCAGTGGGCCGGCAGCAGGATTGACAGCGATTGTTATCGCACAGCTTGCTGCTTTGGGGTCTTTTGAAGCTTTTCTGTTAGCCGTTTTTATCGGTGGTATTATTCAAATTGGACTGGGGATCATCCGAGCTGGATCACTATCAGCGTTTTTTCCTTCAAGTGTGATCAAGGGCTTGCTGGCTGCCATTGGTGTGATTCTCATTCTGAAACAGATCCCCCATGTGCTGGGGCACGATACCGATCCGGAAGGGGAAATGTCGTTTTCTCAGCCTGATGAGCAAAATACCTTTTCAGAAATCCTCACGGTTATTGCAGGGGATATTCATTTTGGAGCTGCTGTTGTGGGGCTATTTTCGATCGCCTTGCTGGTAGTGTGGGGACGAGTTCGATTCTTAAAAAATTCGCTGATTCCAGGACAGCTGGTTGTTGTATTGCTTGGTGTTCTGCTTCATATATTTTTTCAAAGTCTAGGCAAACCCTGGGCGATTGGAGTCACTCATCTTGTCCAGATTCCTGTTGCTGAATCTGCTAATGATCTTTGGACTTTTTTCCAGTTTCCTGATTTTTCACAGTGGAATAATCCGGCCGTTTATTTCGGGGGTATTACCATTGCCATTGTGGCTTCGCTTGAAACGTTGCTAAATCTGGAAGCGGTCGACAAGCTTGATACGTTGAAACGCAATTCACCACCCAGTCGAGAGCTGGTAGCGCAGGGAGTAGGAAACATTGTTTCGGGCCTGATCGGTGGACTCCCAGTGACTTCTGTGATCGTGCGTAGTTCTGTTAACGTAAGTGTTGGCTCGAGAACCAAACTGGCCACCATTTTTCATGGTATACTGCTTTTGGTTTCCGTTATGTTGTTTCCCATCTACTTGAATATGATTCCGCTTGCCGCGTTGGCTGCGATTCTGTTGGTTACAGGGTTCAAACTTGCAAGCCCGGCCTTATTTCGCCAAATGTTGAAGGAAGGTCGTTACCAGTTCATACCGTTTCTCGTAACGCTGCTCTCTATCGTGTTCACAGATTTGCTGGTTGGTATTTTGATTGGGTTGGCTGTCAGTGTCTTGTTTATCCTTAACAGCAATCTTCGCCAGCCGATTCGGCGGATTGTAGAGACCCATCTGGATGGCGATATTCTGCATATCGAATTGGCAAATCAGGTTAGTTTTCTGAACCGTGCAGCGCTCAATAGACTATTCGATGACGCACAACGCGGCACTCATTTGCTGATTGATGCTACTGGGACTGACTATATCGATCCTGATATTTTGAGTTTGATCCAAGAGTTTAAATACAATATTGCGCCAACACGAGGTATTTCAGTGAGTCTGCGTGGGTTTCGTAAAAGGTACCAATTGCACGATGAAATACAATTTGCAGACTTCACGACACGGGAGTTGCAAGATCGCGTTACGCCGGAACAGGTTCTCGAAATTTTGCGTGAAGGCAATCGACGTTTTTACACCGGCAATCGACTTTCACGAGACTTTGGACGGCAAGTTAATGCCACAGCTGGAGAACAAAACCCATTAGCAGTTGTGCTAAGTTGTATTGATTCTCGTGTACCCGCTGAATTGGTTCTGGACTTGGGGATTGGGGATATTTTCAGTGTTCGTGTTGCCGGAAATGTGATCGGTACGAAATCACTGGCGAGTATCGAATATGGAGTGGGGGTCGCTGGTGTCAAACTGGTTCTTGTATTAGGGCACACACGTTGTGGTGCGGTGAAGTCTTCGCTTGAACTTTTAGCAGAAAATAAAGATGTTCAACAAACAACAGGTTGTTCCCATCTGGAAGCAATTATCAACGAGGTCGAACATTCTACGGACAAAGAAGCCTGCAAACGCTTAAATGATATGAGTCCAGCAGATCGAGAGACATTCATAGATGATGTCGCCAAGCAAAACGTTCTCAGGACAGTGCATGAAATTATAGAACGCAGTGAATCGATCCGAGAAAAAATGGATGCCGGGCTGGTGATGGTTGTTGGTGCGTTATATGACGTGAAAAGTGGAGAAATGGAGTTTCTCCTGGAGCAACCACCGGTGAGAGAAACACAAGCTTCCTAA
- a CDS encoding GntR family transcriptional regulator yields the protein MNTSEYQSDQSPSDILNLSREIPQETSTLVETAYNQILLQIVRGMLPSGTVLKTTKLSDKLGLSRTPIVQALQRLIADGIVTQVPQQRAVVAEGAEHWLVDIHEMRLLLEPHAVLQATRRLTPETLTLLSEHGKAAKPTTQPDWIPKAHAFDYQLHTSIARASGNLPLSESICKCMSFKRLTYEISDDSSELLRRDYAEHLIILEALQKRQPETASAAMLFHLRSSVEFRKAGGNII from the coding sequence ATGAACACCTCGGAGTATCAGTCAGACCAGAGCCCCTCGGACATTTTGAATCTGTCTCGTGAAATCCCCCAAGAGACCTCGACTCTCGTCGAAACAGCATACAACCAAATTCTGCTGCAAATTGTCAGGGGAATGCTTCCGAGTGGCACCGTGCTAAAAACGACGAAATTATCTGATAAACTAGGGCTCAGCAGAACCCCCATCGTCCAGGCTTTACAACGCTTAATCGCTGATGGCATTGTGACCCAGGTTCCACAACAACGGGCCGTTGTCGCAGAGGGAGCGGAACACTGGCTCGTTGATATTCATGAAATGCGGTTACTACTTGAACCTCACGCCGTATTACAGGCGACCAGACGGTTGACTCCCGAAACATTGACATTGCTATCGGAGCATGGAAAAGCTGCTAAGCCAACGACACAACCTGACTGGATTCCCAAAGCACATGCATTTGATTATCAACTTCATACATCGATCGCACGTGCTTCTGGAAACCTGCCTCTTAGCGAGTCGATTTGCAAGTGTATGAGTTTCAAACGACTGACATATGAAATCTCAGATGATTCGTCTGAACTGTTACGGCGAGACTACGCAGAACATTTAATAATTTTAGAAGCACTACAAAAAAGACAACCAGAAACGGCTTCTGCAGCAATGTTATTTCACCTGAGAAGCTCTGTAGAATTTCGAAAAGCAGGCGGAAACATCATCTGA